In Pseudomonas lalkuanensis, the following are encoded in one genomic region:
- the mnmE gene encoding tRNA uridine-5-carboxymethylaminomethyl(34) synthesis GTPase MnmE codes for MNPVRDTIAAVATAQGRGGVGIVRVSGPLAARIAEAISGRIPKPRFAHYGPFLDRNGHTLDQGIALYFPGPNSFTGEDVFELQGHGGPVVLDLLLHRCMELGARQARPGEFSERAFLNDKLDLAQAEAIADLIEASSEQAARNALRSLQGAFSKRVHELTEKLIELRIYVEAAIDFPEEEIDFLADGHVLRLLDGVRENLSTVIREAGQGALLRDGMTVVIAGRPNAGKSSLLNALAGREAAIVTDIAGTTRDVLREHIHIDGMPLHVVDTAGLRDTDDHVEKIGVERALKAIGEADRVLLVVDATAPEAADPFALWPEFLDQKPDPAKVTLIRNKADLSGETIGLEVSDDGHVTLSLSARSGDGLELLREHLKACMGYEQTSESSFSARRRHLEALRQADTFLDHGRSQLTLAGAGELLAEDLRQAQQALGEITGAFSSDDLLGRIFSSFCIGK; via the coding sequence ATGAATCCTGTCCGTGACACCATCGCCGCCGTCGCCACCGCCCAGGGTCGTGGCGGGGTCGGCATCGTCCGCGTATCCGGGCCACTCGCCGCGCGGATAGCCGAAGCCATCAGCGGCCGGATCCCCAAGCCCCGCTTCGCCCACTACGGCCCCTTTCTCGATCGCAATGGGCATACCCTGGACCAGGGCATCGCCTTGTACTTCCCCGGCCCCAACTCCTTCACCGGTGAGGATGTCTTCGAGCTGCAAGGCCACGGCGGCCCCGTAGTGCTCGACTTGCTGCTGCACCGCTGCATGGAGCTGGGGGCTCGCCAGGCCCGCCCGGGGGAGTTCAGCGAGCGCGCGTTTCTCAACGACAAGCTCGACCTGGCCCAGGCCGAAGCCATCGCCGACCTCATCGAGGCCAGTTCCGAACAGGCCGCACGTAACGCCCTGCGCTCGCTGCAGGGGGCCTTCTCGAAACGGGTGCATGAGCTGACCGAGAAGCTGATTGAGCTACGCATCTACGTGGAAGCGGCGATCGACTTTCCTGAGGAGGAAATCGATTTTCTAGCGGATGGCCACGTCCTGCGGCTGCTGGATGGAGTGCGGGAAAATTTATCCACAGTCATCCGCGAAGCAGGTCAAGGAGCGTTGCTGCGCGACGGCATGACCGTGGTGATCGCGGGGCGCCCGAACGCTGGAAAATCCAGTCTGTTGAACGCTCTCGCAGGGCGTGAGGCGGCCATCGTGACCGACATCGCCGGTACCACTCGGGACGTGCTGCGCGAACATATCCACATCGATGGGATGCCCCTGCATGTGGTGGACACTGCTGGCCTGCGCGATACCGACGACCATGTGGAAAAGATTGGCGTCGAGCGCGCCCTGAAGGCCATTGGTGAAGCAGATCGCGTGCTGCTGGTGGTCGACGCCACTGCACCCGAGGCGGCTGATCCATTCGCCTTGTGGCCTGAGTTCCTCGACCAGAAGCCCGATCCGGCCAAGGTCACCCTGATCCGAAACAAGGCAGACCTCAGTGGTGAAACCATAGGCCTGGAAGTAAGCGACGACGGCCATGTCACCTTGAGCCTGTCCGCGCGCTCAGGAGACGGCCTGGAGCTCCTGCGAGAGCATCTCAAGGCCTGCATGGGTTATGAACAGACGTCCGAAAGCAGCTTCAGCGCCCGCCGACGCCACCTGGAAGCCCTGCGCCAGGCTGACACCTTCCTCGATCATGGCCGTTCGCAGCTCACCCTGGCGGGCGCCGGCGAACTGTTGGCAGAAGACTTGCGCCAGGCCCAGCAAGCCCTGGGTGAAATTACCGGCGCCTTCAGCTCGGATGACCTGCTCGGTCGCATCTTCTCCAGCTTCTGCATCGGCAAATAA
- the yidC gene encoding membrane protein insertase YidC, with the protein MDIQRSILIVALAIVSYLMVLQWNQDYGQAALPTAGTSASSAQATLPDDTATAKSNDDVPTAASAERNEPAVTQVAPSSDLIRVETDVLNLAIDPNGGDIVQLTLPKFPRRQDRPDVPFQLFDNGGERLYQAQSGLVGANGPDARANGRPVYSATQRSYKLADGQEQLVVDLTFSEAGVNYTKRFTLTRGKYELQVSYKIDNQSAQPWTGSMYAQLKRDASADPSSTTATGVSTYLGAAVWTPDEPYKKISMKDMDKQPFKETVQGGWVAWLQHYFVTAWVASKDQNNVIQTRKDSKGNYIVGLVGSSLNIPAGASAETSATLYAGPKVQSHLKELSPGLELTVDYGFLWFIAQPIFWLLQHIHSLLGNWGWSIIVLTILIKGAFFPLSAASYKSMARMRAVSPKLQALKEQFGDDRQKMSQAMMELYKKEKINPLGGCLPILVQMPVFLALYWVLLESVEMRQAPWMFWITDLSIKDPFFILPIIMGATMFIQQQLNPTPPDPMQAKVLKLMPIIFTFFFLWFPAGLVLYWVVNNVLSIAQQWYITRQIEAASKKAAA; encoded by the coding sequence ATGGATATTCAACGCTCGATCCTGATCGTCGCCCTGGCAATCGTGTCCTACCTCATGGTTCTCCAGTGGAACCAGGACTACGGTCAAGCCGCCCTGCCGACCGCGGGCACCAGCGCAAGCAGCGCTCAAGCGACCCTGCCGGACGACACCGCAACCGCCAAGTCCAACGACGACGTGCCGACTGCCGCCAGTGCCGAGCGCAACGAGCCGGCAGTCACCCAGGTTGCGCCCAGCAGCGATCTGATCCGCGTTGAAACCGATGTGCTCAATCTGGCCATCGATCCGAACGGCGGTGACATCGTCCAACTGACCCTGCCGAAGTTCCCGCGCCGCCAGGACCGTCCTGACGTGCCGTTCCAGCTGTTCGACAATGGCGGCGAGCGCCTCTACCAGGCGCAAAGCGGCCTGGTAGGTGCCAATGGCCCGGATGCTCGCGCCAACGGTCGCCCGGTGTATAGCGCAACTCAACGCAGCTACAAGCTGGCCGATGGCCAGGAGCAACTGGTCGTGGACCTGACCTTCAGCGAGGCCGGCGTCAACTACACCAAGCGCTTCACCCTGACTCGCGGCAAGTACGAGCTGCAGGTGTCGTACAAGATCGACAACCAGAGCGCCCAGCCCTGGACCGGCAGCATGTATGCCCAGCTGAAGCGTGACGCCAGCGCCGACCCGTCCTCCACCACCGCTACCGGCGTATCCACCTACCTGGGAGCTGCGGTCTGGACCCCGGACGAGCCGTACAAGAAGATCTCCATGAAGGACATGGACAAGCAGCCCTTCAAGGAAACTGTCCAGGGCGGCTGGGTTGCCTGGCTGCAGCATTACTTCGTGACCGCTTGGGTCGCGAGCAAGGACCAGAACAACGTCATTCAGACTCGCAAGGATTCCAAGGGCAACTACATCGTTGGCCTAGTGGGTTCCTCGCTGAACATTCCAGCCGGGGCCTCCGCCGAGACCTCCGCCACCCTGTACGCCGGTCCGAAGGTCCAGAGCCACCTGAAGGAACTGTCCCCGGGCCTGGAGCTGACCGTCGACTACGGCTTCCTGTGGTTCATCGCCCAGCCGATCTTCTGGCTGCTTCAACATATCCACAGCCTGCTGGGCAACTGGGGCTGGTCCATCATCGTCCTGACCATCCTGATCAAGGGCGCCTTCTTCCCGCTTTCGGCCGCCAGCTACAAGTCCATGGCGCGCATGCGTGCCGTCTCGCCCAAGCTGCAGGCGCTGAAGGAACAGTTCGGTGACGATCGCCAGAAGATGTCCCAGGCGATGATGGAGCTGTACAAGAAGGAGAAGATCAATCCGCTGGGCGGCTGCCTGCCGATCCTGGTACAGATGCCGGTCTTCCTCGCGCTCTACTGGGTACTGCTGGAAAGCGTCGAGATGCGCCAGGCCCCGTGGATGTTCTGGATCACCGACCTGTCGATCAAGGATCCGTTCTTCATCCTGCCCATCATCATGGGTGCCACCATGTTCATCCAGCAGCAGCTGAACCCGACTCCGCCGGACCCCATGCAGGCCAAGGTACTGAAGCTGATGCCAATCATCTTCACCTTCTTCTTCCTGTGGTTCCCGGCCGGCCTGGTCCTGTACTGGGTGGTCAACAACGTCCTGTCGATCGCGCAGCAGTGGTACATTACCCGGCAGATCGAGGCGGCCAGCAAGAAGGCAGCAGCCTGA